The segment tggcttaaagctcaacattcagaaaacgaagatcatggcatccggtcccatcacttcatgggaaatagatggggaaacagtggaaacagtgtcagactttctttttctgggctccaaaatcactgcagatggtgaccgcagccatgaaattaaaagacgcttactccttggaaggaaagttatgaccaacctagatagcatatttaaaagcagagacattactttgccaacaaaggtccgtctagtcaaggctatggtttttcctgtggtcatgtatggatgtgagagttgagctgtgaagaaggctgagtgccgaaattgatgcttttgaactgtggtgttggagaagactcttgagagtcccttggactgcaaggagatccaaccagtccattctaaaggagatcggccctgggatttctttggaagaaatgatgctaaagctgaaactccagtactttggccacctcatgcgaagagttgactcattggaaaagactctgatgctgggagggattgggggcaagaggagaaggggacgacagaggatgagatggctggatggtatcactgactctatggacataagtctgagtgaactccgggagttggtgatggacagggaggcctggcatgctgctattcatggggtcacaaagagtcagacatgactgagcgactgacctgatctgatctgatctgattaccttTAAGAAAGCACAACTACCCCTTTAGAGTGGACAAAGGAGTCAGTGGGCCAACGTGGGATGGTCCCCACTGCCACAAATGTCACAGAGCTCTTGGCACATTCAAGAAAGTAGGGGGAAAGTGTTAATCAGAGGGGAGAAACACTTAAATCAGGCACAGCCCTGGACACAGCAGCCATGTgggcagaaggaagaagaggcATCACAACTCCTGCGTGGTTGGAGCATCTGTCAGCTGTGTGACGACCCCTTCCAGAGGGACTGAGGGCAGAGAGACTGTCCACCACACATGTTTAACCAGAGAGATGGAAGCGGCAGGcgggagggggaggtgggggcaggaaaGCCCAGgttagtgttagctgctcagttgtgtctctttgtgaccctgtggactgtagcccaccaggctcctctgtaaagGGACAGGCATGGAAATAATCATGTCCCATCTCTTATAAGAGACTTACTGCTTTAAGGAACCCCAGTCTGCTACCTCCAGCTCTGTCAGTGGGTACCGACTccaattctttgattttttttttttttttaaggagcaaACGATTCCCTTACACTTTTCCTCAAACCATCAACCACCTCAAATCCTCAATGGAAGGAAAGGGTTGGGACACTATTTAAACATCTGCCCAGCAAGTTTCCTCTTTCCCACTGATGACAAAGAAGCAACTTCAGCCCAGTGTCTAACAGAGCGCAGGgctcagtcgtttcagtcatgtccaactctctgcgacccaatgggctgcagcctgccagactctgtccatgggattctccaggcaagaatactggagtgggttggcatttccttttccCAGTTTCTAAAAGAGTCACCTTCTAAATCCAGAATTAGGAATTCTACCCACACTGAATTCCTTTCAGTCTTCCTGGCAAGCCCCAGCCTTCTGACCAGAAGCtggataatcagttcagttcagtacagttgctcagtcctgtccgaatctttgcaatcccatggaccacagcacgtcaggcctccctgtccatcaccaactcccagagtttactcaaactcatgtcattgagtccataatgccatccagccatctcatcctctgtcatccccttctcttcctgccttcaatcttttccagcatcagggtcttttccaatgagtcacttcttcacatcacgtggccagagtattggagtttcagcttcaacatcagtccttccaatgaatattcaggactgatttccttcaggatggactggttgcatcccCTTGCTgaccacgggactctcaagagtcttctccaacaccacagttcaaaagtatcaatttttcggtgctcagctttctttatagtccaactctcacatccatacctgactactggaaaaacaatagccttgactagacggacctttgttggcaaagtaatgtctctgctttttaatatgctgtctaggttggtcataacttttcttccaaggagtaagcgtcttttaatttcatggctgcggtcaccatttgtggtgattttggagccccccaaaataaagtctgtcactgtttccagtgtttccccatctatttgccatgaagtgatgggacaggatgccatgatcctaattttctgagtgttgaggtttaagccaaccttttcactctcctctttcacttgcttcaagaggctctttagttctttttcgctttctgcctgccataagggttgtatcatctgcatatatgaggttattgatatttctcctggcaatcttgattccagtttgtgcttcatccagtccagcatttctcatgatatactgtgtatataaattaaataagcagggtggcaatatacagccttgatgtactcctttcccaatttgaaaccagtctgttgttccatgtccagttctaactgttgtttcttgacctgcatacagatttctcaggaggcatgtaaggtggtctggtattcccatctctttcagaattttccatagtttgtggtgatccacacagtcaaaggctttggtgtagtcaataaagcagaagtagatgtttttctggaactctcttgctttttcagtgatccaacggatgttggcaatttgatctctggttcctctgccttttctaaatctagcttgaacatctggaagttcactgttcacatactgttgaagcctagcttggagaattttgaacattactttgctagtgtgtgagatgaatgcaattgtgcaggagtttgagcattctttggcattggaatgaaaactgaccaacCAAGCTGGATAATCACCAGAGAATtaatcccttctttctttctcccttgcctGGCTTAGGAAGTCTGTGCCCTGCAGTAATGCAGTTCTGACTAcagccctggggcttccctggtggctcagatggtaaacaatctgcttataatgcaggagaccacgattccatctctgggtgtgacgatcccctggagaagggaatggcaacccactccagtattctcgcctggagattcccagggacagaggagcctggtgggctccgtcccatggggctgtgaagagtgggacatgactgagcgacactAACTAACCTGGGCTTTCCTGCTCTGCCCCCATCGGCTTCAGTTACCTCTGGTTAACCAGTCTCGTGGCCCATAATCCCTCTAGAAGCAGCTGTCACACACCTGACAGAtgtgcctcctccctcctccttgccCCTGCGGCTGTTGCAGGCAGGGCTGTGCCTGGTTTAAGCGCTCACTCCTGACTAGCACTGCCCGATGGATCCCGTCCTGCCGGCCTGCCTGCAGTCCACACACTGAGGGGCTGCTGAAGCAGGCTGACTCTGAGAGATCCGATTCAGACATCCTCTAGGTCCTCATCCCGCCACTAGTATAAATCTGAAGTCCACGGCAGGACATACGGGATCCTCCATTCGGACTCCTGCCTGCCAGCCTCTATAGCCTCCTGCAGAGCTCTCTCAGCACCCCTGTCCTCTAGACGTGCTGCCTTCCACAGTTTCACACACCTGGAACCCCCTGCTCAGCCCTCAAGTCTCAGTTCAAAGCCAACCAGGACTTCCCACATAGCCCCAGACACTCCTCTACTCACTGCGCTTCACCCAGAACCTCACAGTTTCACTGTAATCATCTTTGCGCACAGCTGTCCTTCCCCTCGATTATAAGCTCTCAGATTATCAACATTTGCTGAGATGATTCAGTGAATGGATGACAGACTTATCTGAAGGCAGAGACTTGGGGACACTGGTGTGTGGGTGACTGGTACGGTCATGGAGAAAAATAGATCACCTAGAAGGAACACAATGGACCTCATGACGAGAGGAGTAAggttagtgaagtgaagtcgctcagtcgtgtccgactctttgcaaccccatggactgtaagcctaccaggctcctctgtccacggggttttccaggcaatagcactggagtggattgccatttccttctccaggggatcttctcgacccagggatcgaacccaggtctcctgcattgtagacagacgctttaccatctgagccaccaggaaagtgttAGAAACcagcaaaggaaagataaacccttAGAGAATGACAAACCTGTATCCCAGAGCCTAAGGGAGAGGAGCATCAAGACAGAACAGCTTATACTGAGCTTGTCCTATACAGTGTAAAATAATAGTTATTGCATTTTTATACTCAATTAAGGAAGTCTAGGTATAAACCTTACAAAGTTATGCAGATGGAAGCTAAACTGTAGATTCACAGCTGTGTTTCCATTAAGGTAAGTTTCGATCACATCTCAGTGTTGTTCCTAGGATTGGATTTTGTCAGCACAGGGCTTCCTTTACCATGTTGTTGGAAAAATCTGTTCTCCCTTTTACTAATTTTTCTACATGTCATTCCGTTTCAACTTGGAGCTACTCTTGTCACACCTAAGGTAGAAGATTTCTTCAGATTTGGTTTTCCAGACACACAGAGATGTAAATATACCCCAACTACAGGTTTTTACAGGACCAACATTAAGCCCTTGTACGTGAAAGAGACTGTACATAAAAGAGACTGGAAAGAATGATTAGATTTCTGACATTTAAATCCGTAAGTTAGGGTGCCTGGTATGATAACTGTCACTTGCCCCCCAGCAAATACAGAGCCTACAGAAACACTGCTGATGGGGTGGCAGTTTCTCAGTGGAGTCCCTATGAGCCCATGACATGACAGACAGCTCGCGCCCACCGGTCAGAGTTGGCCCAGCGACCTGGCATCACCTCAAGGCAGCACGGTCAACCTGACTCGCCCACAGACTCGCCCCGCGTTCACGTCTGCTGTGCTCCGTGTGTGTTCAGCAGAGCAGCTGTCTGTGAGGAGGACAGTGACAGGAAGCTCAGTCTGGCGCTCTGTGACGAACTAGAGGGGTGGAGCGGGgaggggaggctcaggagggagtggatgtattaatatgtatcattatggctgatttgcattgttgtaagcagagacacaacactgtaaaaattaaataacaaaataagccaCAAGGATATACTGTAAAATATGGGAACACAATCAAATTTTACAATAACTACAGATGAagtacaacctttaaaaaagtgtgaatcactgtattgtatacctgtaatttatataatagtgtacaactatgctgctgctgctgctaagtcgcttcagtcatgtccgactcttagcgacctcatggactgcagcccaccaggctcctccgtccatgggattttccaggcaagagtactggagtggggtgccataatgtacaactatactttaataaaaaaagaggACAACGAACAGAAACAAAATAGTCAAAATGTGACCACTTTACTGCTTTACTGTCTCCGTTCTTCCTGTACTAATGAATTGTGAATGCAAGTTTTCttaagctgttttttaaaaatagttctttgGCTtcattgggtcttagctgcagcccATGGCATCTTCCATCTTCTGTGCtgcacttgggatctttagttggagCATGTGGACTCTCAGCTGCGACGTGTGGAATCCAGTTTCCTGGACAAGAGAGTGAAGCTAAGGCCCTCCCAtgttgggagcaaggagtctcagccattggaccaccatggaagtcctgtCTTAAGCTGTGAATTTCACACATGCATACTAAGGCCATTTCAGATTAAAGAGGAGAACTGAGTTATACGACACGCTGGTTCCAGATTCCCCACTGCCACGGACCACCTCCGGTTACACACCCTTTGTTGAACTGCCCTGTGAATCCTGGGGTTCAGGAAGATAAAATGGCAGCAGTTTGTCTATCACAGGCTCCTGTTTAAAAGTCCTTAGGTGATTTCCCATTATTTATCAAGAGTATGATGAAATCCAAACTCCTCTGCCCCAGCTCCCGATCCCATCACATCAGACCTTTCCTCGTGTACGGTCAGATGACCTTTCTTGGGCTCCCTCCTAAGGCACCAAGTCACAAACCTAGTGACTTAGAACACACCCCTGTTATCTTTCGATTCTTCAGGTGAAAAGTTCCGTATGGTCAGGATGGGCTAAGCAAGGAactggcaggggggtgggggagggacagcCGTGTCCTCACCTTCACCAGCTTCCATAGGCTGtcccacccccgcctccctcctcGTTCCCTGGCCATTCCATCTTCAAGGGCAGCAATGGCCAGCGAGTCTTCCTCACACCCATCTGAtactgactgggcttccctggtggctcagcagtaaagaagctgcctgaaatacaggagatgtaggagactcaggttcagtccctgggttgggaagatccctggagaagggaatggcaacccactccagtattcttgcctgggaaatcccatggacagaagagcctggtgggctccagtatatagtgaagtcgctcagtcgtgtctgactctttgcaaccccgtggactgtagcccaacaggctcctctgtccatgggattctccaggcaagaatactggagtgggttgccatttccttcttcaggggatcttcccgacccagggattgaacctgggtcttctgcgttgcaggcagacgctttaccctctaagccaccaggtccatggggtcgcaaaaaagtcgaacgtgactgagcatgcacacacacagacactctgtTTCCCTCTTCCACTTGTAAGCACGCTTGTGATAACATGGGGCCCACTGGGTAACTCAGAACAATCTCTCCATCTCCAGACCCTCCATctaatcacacctgcaaagtccAGAAGTGGGCATCTTGGGCAGGGAGGGAGAGCATTGGCTTAACTACCATCATGGTGGTCTGTCTGTCTGGAGAGCCCACTTCCAGCCAGAAGACGCCTATCCAATTCCTCAGGCATTCCTATTATCACTATTATCATgaagccccctcccctccaccccaaggGCCTCCTTCCTGCACATTTTCCGTTCCTGGTTCAGATGCCTCTTGGGCAGCACTTACCTTGTTATTTGTGCTCAAGCCTGTCTCTCTGACTAGATTGTGAATCACCATGTCTTACTCATTTTTGCAGCCTTAGGGGCTTGACTATAAAGATGGTGGGGAGGAAAAATGAATGTGATGTTTTAAAGAGTAAAGACCTCAGGCAGAGGCAAGACCAATAAACACACAGGGCTTCTGTGCTGAGTATAATTTAGAAACTAGTTCTGACAGCTCTTCACTGGTCCTTATCACATCATCAACGAAGCCCTTTAATCCTTTAACCATTCCAGGGAGGTTTTTCAGCAAACTTAAAATCAACCATTTGCATCTAAGGCTGTTTctaactttataattttatttatttattttttggctgtggtggatcttcattgctgcacgagcttttctctagttgcagcgaacaggcttctcattgcagaggttTCTcatgttgcaaagcacaggctctagggcacacgggtttCAGCACTTGTGCAGCACAGGCTCAGGTGCCGCACGGCACGTGTGAttctcccagatcagggatcgaacgcGTGTCTCCTGCAAGGCACGTGTGATTCTCCCAgaacagggatggaactcgtgtctcctgcaagGCACGTGTGAttctcccagatcagggatcgaactcctgtctcctgcactggcaagcagattctttaccagtgagctaccaggaaagcctttcTCTAACTTTTCTGTGATTTGCCATAGATCACAAAGTTCTGTCAAATGTCCTCCTGGGCTTGACTAGCAAAGGGCGAGCCACACACCAAATGCTTGGTTAGATGCTGCATTGGGGAATTATTATCTGCACTATTTCTGCccgaggagaaggaaatggcaacccactccagtattcttgcctgagaaatcccatggacagaggaggagcctggggaactacagtccacagggtcacagagtcggacacaagttagtgacCGGGCACATGCACTACTTCTGAATTCCAAGAAATGATTCTTGACCAAATCTGACTACTGTGTTGTGGGTTAAAAGCAACTTCGCCACAATAATTATTTGGTATTAGGAAGCAGCCTGAGAACACGAGTCCCACCATACCAGGTAAGCTTTACATGTATGTAGTATACACAGGAGATTTTGAACTGGATGCACTTCTACAGAAAGGGGAAGCACATTTTCTCAATATTTGACTTGGTTCTTTCTCAAACTTCTAAAATTTTCTACAAACACATTAAGAAAAATGTTTAGGAGCAATGAACACCACCAACCAAACTTTTTGACTAAAATGAAGAATTGCAGGTCTAATTTGCAGAAAGAGTTAGCATGTTGCTGTTCTTGTTGTCTGGACACTTGCAACCTGTTTTCCCATTCCATGCCATGAAACAAGTATTCAATGTCAACTTGCTATGGAGTCAAATGCTCTTGTTATTAAATCTCAGTCACCTACAGGCAGGGCACACAGCCCACATGGGGAAATGGTTTTGAGCATCTGGAATGAGAGCTGGCACCATTTCACCCACGAACAAACATTAAAAGCTATTCACAACCCAATGAAAAGCAAATGCACCTCAAAAGTCTATTAGAATCTATAAAGAGCACAAAGCAGATGTTTTGTAACAtgcttaataaataaaacaactgtTTCCACTAAGTGGTGCTTTTGGACACCAGCTTGAGAATTAGAACTTTAGTTAGAGGTAGAACTATTCTCCACTGGAATAAGGATTGTTTTCCTTGCTCCCGAAATCCAGTAACCATAAGGGTGGTAATGGTGCCAAATGTTTCAAGAACCAGCAAAAACTGTGGTGGGACCTACAAACTGCATTTGTCATGAAAATTATAAGCCCAGTAGAACTACATTGTTCTAACTcctttctgaaaacatttttcccccatcttccATTTCATCCTGAACAATTTTACTATGTTCAGCATAGTAGCAACTGAGAAAACATGTTTCATTTAGAAACAAAAGTGagaaaactttataaaaaaaacCCACTGTGCTTCTGCCACACGGTATTTCCAAgtttttatacatataaaataccgCACAATAAAGATGGCTACAGTAACCCAACTTCTGAAAAACAATGACAATTCAACCATAACAGATTATTTTCTACACTGTGAGCAGATAATGCACCTacaaacattttgtttttcctttttgctagTTTTCTTTATAAATCTTGCAGGctcaagtttttctctttttttggactGGAAGGCGGGTTAATGGTCGAGCTTAAAATAAATCGGCTTTGCAATTACTGTTTTTTAAGCCGATGAAGCACGTTTTCCCATTCCACGCCATGAAGCAATTCGATGTCAACTTGTTATGGAGTCAAATGCGACAAACTCCGGGAGCTCCAGCGGAGGCGGCGGCTCCCCAAGCGCATAGCTCCCCGCTTTCCTGCGGCACCACGATGCGCCGCCAGCACTCGGGGCCTGCGGGGCCCAGGACAGTGCACACCCCCCATCCCGGTCACTAAGGACCGGTGACCCGGGCGGCCGGAATCGGCGAAGGCCCCGCCGTGGCTTGACGTCCCCTTTCCTCCGAGACCTGCCGGCTCCTCGGCTGCGCGCGGTGCACACCGTGCTCCTCGCCATGGGAGGGCTACGACACGAGCCTGGGACGCGATGTCCCCACACCGCTGCTCTGGGATCCCGCAACATCTTGCGACCCTGGAGCCCACTGCGGGGACCCGGGCGCCTCCCAGAGCGCAGCCCCAGACCCAGCACCCCAAAGTTGGGCGGCCGCGACCGCGGCGACTCGGCCACCACGCGGTGCAGGGCTCCCCACCGCCCGCGCCCCGCCCGCCGGCGCCCAGCTAACCCGGCTAACCTGACGCCGCCTCGCCACTCCGGCGGCTGCCGTGCGCTCCTCGCCATGGCCAGCCCGGGATCCGCGCCGTGCCGACGCCCGCAGCCTCTCGGCGGCTGTCCCTGCCCCCGCGCCGGCTGATGTGCGGGCTGCGGAGCCTCCCGGAGCCCAGCCTCCCAGAGCAGAGCGGAGCAGAGCGGAGCGGAGCGGAGCGGAGCCGGGCGGCCGGGCGGAGCATGCCCAGTGCGCGCGCCGCGGCGCCGCCGGGTCTTCGCTGCagcgcggcggggcggggcgaccggcggggctgggggcggtgGGCAGGCCCGCGGGGGAGGGACCAGGGCCGGGAGGTGGGGCGCGGCCCCTCGGTCCTAGCGGACCCGCTGCGGGACCCCGCGCCCGGCTGTCCCCGGCCAGCGCCGGCTCCGTGCGGCCTTGGCAGTCCCGGGGGAGTCCCGGGCTCCCGCCCTCAAGGCTGGGGACCCGCGACGCTGCACCGCTCCTGCACCTACCCTTGCAGGGACCCTGTGCGGCCGCGAGGAGCCGCAGGAGCGGGACGTCAACCGGCGGCTTCTGAGCCGGTGCTCGGGATTCTAGACCTCCTTCTAGACTACTTGTAGTTTCTAAGTTTTCTCTAGTGACCACTGCGGGGCTTTTTCAGTAAGAAAGACAGATTTTCCAAGGCTCCTGCAGAAGTTGAGCGGCCCGGCCTCGCTCTGCAAGCGAACCTCTTTGCAGACCCGCCGGACCCCGCGGTGTGGGTACCCGGACCAGGCTCCTTGTAgggccgcccccgccgccgcggCCACGCCCAGACACGCCCACATCAGCTCCCGGGTCCCGCCCCCAGGGCTGCGGCGAAAACCCGGCGCAGCGGACTTCTCGCGGCGCCGCGGGGGCCGACGTTCGCCGGGATGGAGCCCCACGAGGGCAGGCTGACCCTGCTCGGCTCTCCCCACGCCGCTACCTCCCCGTCCCCTGTGAGCCTCGCGGGCGAGCGTCCCGACCCCCGCCACGGCCCGGCCGCAGAAGCGGGTCAGGACCCGACTGAGCATGCTCGCCCGCTCGCCGCCGCGTCTGGACGCAGCCGGGCCTCTAGATCCGGCCGCGCAGGGGTGGCGCAGGTGCGCGGTCCGGGCGCAGGTGCGCGGGAAGCGGCCGCGCCGGGCGTGGAGGGGGTCTGGCTCACGAGCGAGTGGACCTAGAAACCGTattttaacattactttcatGACCTCAGGAACTTTCGGCTGGTTTTTTCTTTCAGGAAGCCTGAACCCttcattcccgtctccagggtaGGAAGCATCTTTGACAACCACGCTAGGACACGATATTGTCACCTGGTTTTTCAAACATTAAGGCCTTGTCCTCACTCTCAGGTCATTTTGCAATATGATAGTCCTCTTTGTCTTCAGACAGGTCTTCCTTTGAGACTCCACACTCTCCAGGGCCCTGCAGGACTGCGCTCGGCCACCTTGGACGAACTTCAGGTGGACGTGGGAACTTCTTGGGTAACGGTTACCGAGGAGAGGACGGAAATGGAGAGCTTCCAGCGAGGAGAGTCTGCAGGCTGGAGAGGCATCAACTAAAGACCCCAGAGAGATGCCTTCAGGTCAGTGGGGTGAGGCCTGTTTCCCGTCTGGGGTGGGATGCGGGGAGCCGGGAGCGCTGGCCCACCGGGTTCTGCGCTATGGTGGGGTCCCCTATGTGGGGCGGCATCACTTTCCCCTCGTCTGGTCCCAGGGCAGCGCCAGCGTCCTAGGGGACACCACCTTTCGTGGAAGGTCACACAGGCAAAGAACTTCCTGGGAAGCTTACTTACTCTGGTACTTCTCAGAGCTCTACCTTGTGCTGGGGTCCCCGCCTCTCTCCCCCGTCATTGTCCCTGCCTCCTGAGCCCTGCTCTTGAGCTTGCCCAGGCTCCTTGGCAGTCCTCAGCGCGAAGAGTCTAGCCTGGGAGACGATGGGTGAGAATTTGCACCCGGCCTGTCCCCAGCAGAACTGGTGAGCTGTGGTTGCCCCTCACCCGCATGTCCTAGCTCGGTGACCGGTA is part of the Bubalus kerabau isolate K-KA32 ecotype Philippines breed swamp buffalo chromosome 4, PCC_UOA_SB_1v2, whole genome shotgun sequence genome and harbors:
- the LOC129649798 gene encoding uncharacterized protein LOC129649798 isoform X1 codes for the protein MEPHEGRLTLLGSPHAATSPSPVSLAGERPDPRHGPAAEAGQDPTEHARPLAAASGRSRASRSGRAGVAQVRGPGAGTFGWFFLSGSLNPSFPSPGSSFETPHSPGPCRTALGHLGRTSGGRGNFLGNGYRGEDGNGELPARRVCRLERHQLKTPERCLQPVAESCGHVARGLESSGLVALKSPSGSSARILEWIAIPFFRGFPQSRPQTRISCIAGRFFTV
- the LOC129649798 gene encoding uncharacterized protein LOC129649798 isoform X5, whose translation is MEPHEGRLTLLGSPHAATSPSPVSLAGERPDPRHGPAAEAGQDPTEHARPLAAASGRSRASRSGRAGVAQVRGPGAGTFGWFFLSGSLNPSFPSPGSSFETPHSPGPCRTALGHLGRTSGGRGNFLGNGYRGEDGNGELPARRVCRLERHQLKTPERCLQPVAESCGHVARGLESSGLVALKRIMYPA
- the LOC129649798 gene encoding uncharacterized protein LOC129649798 isoform X6 — encoded protein: MEPHEGRLTLLGSPHAATSPSPVSLAGERPDPRHGPAAEAGQDPTEHARPLAAASGRSRASRSGRAGVAQVRGPGAGTFGWFFLSGSLNPSFPSPGSSFETPHSPGPCRTALGHLGRTSGGRGNFLGNGYRGEDGNGELPARRVCRLERHQLKTPERCLQGEVRTQSCTEG
- the LOC129649798 gene encoding uncharacterized protein LOC129649798 isoform X7 → MEPHEGRLTLLGSPHAATSPSPVSLAGERPDPRHGPAAEAGQDPTEHARPLAAASGRSRASRSGRAGVAQVRGPGAGTFGWFFLSGSLNPSFPSPGSSFETPHSPGPCRTALGHLGRTSGGRGNFLGNGYRGEDGNGELPARRVCRLERHQLKTPERCLQLVAGPLTCG
- the LOC129649798 gene encoding uncharacterized protein LOC129649798 isoform X4 is translated as MEPHEGRLTLLGSPHAATSPSPVSLAGERPDPRHGPAAEAGQDPTEHARPLAAASGRSRASRSGRAGVAQVRGPGAGTFGWFFLSGSLNPSFPSPGSSFETPHSPGPCRTALGHLGRTSGGRGNFLGNGYRGEDGNGELPARRVCRLERHQLKTPERCLQLLGLLCDQLCLTVCGPMDCGPPGSSVHGIS
- the LOC129649798 gene encoding uncharacterized protein LOC129649798 isoform X3 — protein: MEPHEGRLTLLGSPHAATSPSPVSLAGERPDPRHGPAAEAGQDPTEHARPLAAASGRSRASRSGRAGVAQVRGPGAGTFGWFFLSGSLNPSFPSPGSSFETPHSPGPCRTALGHLGRTSGGRGNFLGNGYRGEDGNGELPARRVCRLERHQLKTPERCLQLLAHSPVGRRRWGQTHHLPHPLQSYDLGHQPE
- the LOC129649798 gene encoding uncharacterized protein LOC129649798 isoform X2, with translation MEPHEGRLTLLGSPHAATSPSPVSLAGERPDPRHGPAAEAGQDPTEHARPLAAASGRSRASRSGRAGVAQVRGPGADRSSFETPHSPGPCRTALGHLGRTSGGRGNFLGNGYRGEDGNGELPARRVCRLERHQLKTPERCLQPVAESCGHVARGLESSGLVALKSPSGSSARILEWIAIPFFRGFPQSRPQTRISCIAGRFFTV